Proteins from a genomic interval of Candidatus Dormiibacterota bacterium:
- a CDS encoding DUF1648 domain-containing protein — MNSRRAALESLAILGTLAQIAIAAWGLGTLPDSIAVHFGPDGVGYGSKLSLLLLPACGAFTYLVSGFAASSAQPRVNLPMKITITPENRAAVNALKREMVLVTKAALGVGFAAIEWQLVSSARGTLSPGFIPTIVGFSVLVLALTTAYTVAIAKAAKPRPE, encoded by the coding sequence ATGAACTCTCGCCGTGCAGCACTTGAATCGCTGGCGATCCTTGGAACGCTGGCGCAGATCGCTATTGCCGCTTGGGGGCTCGGCACACTTCCCGATTCCATCGCCGTGCATTTTGGACCGGATGGAGTGGGATACGGTTCAAAACTCTCGCTCCTCCTGTTGCCCGCATGCGGCGCATTTACATATCTCGTGAGTGGTTTCGCGGCGAGCTCGGCGCAACCGCGGGTGAACCTGCCGATGAAAATCACGATTACTCCGGAGAACCGCGCTGCCGTTAATGCGTTGAAACGCGAGATGGTTTTGGTTACCAAGGCGGCGCTAGGAGTAGGATTTGCCGCCATAGAGTGGCAGTTGGTCTCCAGTGCCCGGGGAACGCTTTCGCCCGGTTTTATCCCGACAATCGTCGGATTTTCCGTGCTGGTGCTCGCGCTGACTACCGCGTACACAGTCGCCATCGCCAAGGCCGCAAAGCCGCGGCCGGAGTAG